The proteins below are encoded in one region of Lactuca sativa cultivar Salinas chromosome 3, Lsat_Salinas_v11, whole genome shotgun sequence:
- the LOC111888334 gene encoding probable prolyl 4-hydroxylase 3 isoform X15: protein MDCVSKGRLTTVVAVWIRFGCEEGPTAYGAARESQQEFFRSAVSSERSFSVKGIGSGDDILFLSWKPRAFVYHNILSKEECDYLINHANPHMENSTIVDSKPGQIKDSRLRISPGTFLRRGSDKIIRDIEQRIADFAFIPSWTFQKDIY from the exons ATGGACTGCGTTTCAAAGGGAAGATTGACTACAGTTGTTGCCGTTTGG ATTCGATTTGGTTGCGAGGAGGGACCAACGGCCTATGGAGCCGCTAGAGAATCCCAACAAGAGTTTTTCCGATCTGCAGTATCATCAGAG AGAAGTTTTTCTGTAAAAGGGATTGGCAGTGGAGACGATATATTATTTCTCTCTTGGAAGCCTAGAGCCTTTGTTTATCACAATATCTTG TCAAAAGAAGAGTGCGATTATTTGATAAATCATGCCAACCCTCACATGGAAAACTCAACAATTGTTGATAGCAAGCCTGGTCAAATCAAAGATAGCAG ATTACGTATAAGCCCAGGGACGTTTTTGAGAAGGGGAAGTGATAAAATTATACGCGACATTGAACAAAGGATAGCAGACTTTGCATTTATCCCT AGTTGGACATTCCAAAAGGATATATATTGA
- the LOC111888334 gene encoding probable prolyl 4-hydroxylase 3 isoform X10, protein MDCVSKGRLTTVVAVWIRFGCEEGPTAYGAARESQQEFFRSAVSSERSFSVKGIGSGDDILFLSWKPRAFVYHNILSKEECDYLINHANPHMENSTIVDSKPGQIKDSRLRISPGTFLRRGSDKIIRDIEQRIADFAFIPVELDIPKGYILISWIIQKIVDTDKFVTLFKI, encoded by the exons ATGGACTGCGTTTCAAAGGGAAGATTGACTACAGTTGTTGCCGTTTGG ATTCGATTTGGTTGCGAGGAGGGACCAACGGCCTATGGAGCCGCTAGAGAATCCCAACAAGAGTTTTTCCGATCTGCAGTATCATCAGAG AGAAGTTTTTCTGTAAAAGGGATTGGCAGTGGAGACGATATATTATTTCTCTCTTGGAAGCCTAGAGCCTTTGTTTATCACAATATCTTG TCAAAAGAAGAGTGCGATTATTTGATAAATCATGCCAACCCTCACATGGAAAACTCAACAATTGTTGATAGCAAGCCTGGTCAAATCAAAGATAGCAG ATTACGTATAAGCCCAGGGACGTTTTTGAGAAGGGGAAGTGATAAAATTATACGCGACATTGAACAAAGGATAGCAGACTTTGCATTTATCCCTGTAG AGTTGGACATTCCAAAAGGATATATATTGATTTCATGGATAATCCAAAAGATTGTGGATACTGACAAGTTCGTAACACTCTTTAAAATTTAG
- the LOC111888351 gene encoding pentatricopeptide repeat-containing protein At5g39680-like — protein MVSDHDESCPPNDYISGLVLSSCLNVRFFLLGRQCHGYLLKSGLVFNQYVKTALVRLYSLLSDVIGAMEILLYCNPGLQLDTCSYNLILIGLVEKGCLDEALIMLRRMLAEEDMVWNKATYIGVFGLCALLKDLNLGMQVHNKLLKSYHFEPDESVCSTMMSMYVKCGEILSARKVFDIRNNVVIWTAMLAAYLEHGSFEESFKLFAVMRHKDVVPNESTFSVVLTVSAELFSRRCGSMLHALTEKTGLKVHKNVEDALINMYSRTGDIKAAEKVFLGMTNYRDVTTWNTMINGYCYHGLGNESLALFQEMLRSGEDPNDVTFVGVLSACGHVGLVEQGFYYLYELMKQKGVKPGLDHYMCIINMLIKAGQLNEALSFIVSTPSKWDVFAWTSLLSAFRAHDL, from the coding sequence ATGGTTTCAGATCATGATGAGTCTTGCCCACCTAACGACTACATATCTGGATTAGTGCTTTCGTCTTGTTTAAATGTTAGGTTCTTTTTATTAGGCAGGCAATGTCATGGGTACCTGTTGAAATCTGGATTAGTGTTCAATCAGTACGTGAAAACTGCGCTTGTACGCTTGTATTCCCTGTTGTCGGATGTGATTGGGGCTATGGAGATTTTACTTTATTGTAACCCTGGATTGCAATTGGACACCTGCAGTTATAATCTGATCTTGATCGGACTTGTCGAGAAAGGTTGCTTGGATGAGGCGTTGATTATGTTAAGGAGAATGCTGGCTGAAGAAGATATGGTGTGGAACAAAGCTACTTATATTGGTGTTTTTGGTCTTTGTGCTCTCCTTAAAGATTTAAACTTGGGGATGCAAGTTCACAACAAGCTGTTAAAGAGCTATCATTTTGAGCCCGATGAGTCTGTATGCAGCACAATGATGAGTATGTATGTAAAATGTGGAGAGATTTTAAGTGCAAGAAAAGTTTTCGACATTCGAAACAATGTGGTTATATGGACAGCAATGTTGGCTGCTTACTTGGAACACGGGTCTTTCGAAGAGTCGTTCAAATTGTTTGCTGTAATGCGACATAAGGATGTTGTCCCAAACGAATCAACATTTTCTGTTGTACTCACTGTTAGTGCAGAGTTATTCTCTAGGAGATGCGGAAGTATGTTACATGCACTTACAGAGAAGACTGGGTTAAAGGTTCATAAGAATGTCGAGGATGCCTTGATTAACATGTACTCAAGGACTGGCGACATTAAAGCTGCCGAAAAGGTGTTTTTAGGTATGACTAATTATCGTGATGTTACAACCTGGAACACGATGATAAATGGATACTGCTATCATGGCCTTGGTAACGAGTCATTGGCTTTGTTTCAAGAAATGTTGAGATCGGGGGAAGATCCTAATGATGTGACTTTTGTCGGTGTTCTGAGTGCATGTGGGCATGTGGGGCTTGTGGAACAAGGGTTCTACTATTTGTACGAGTTAATGAAACAGAAGGGTGTCAAACCTGGTTTAGACCATTATATGTGTATCATTAACATGCTAATCAAGGCTGGCCAACTAAATGAAGCTTTAAGTTTCATCGTATCAACACCAAGCAAATGGGATGTCTTTGCTTGGACTTCCTTGCTCAGTGCTTTTCGTGCTCATGATCTCTGA
- the LOC111888334 gene encoding probable prolyl 4-hydroxylase 3 isoform X14: MDCVSKGRLTTVVAVWIRFGCEEGPTAYGAARESQQEFFRSAVSSERSFSVKGIGSGDDILFLSWKPRAFVYHNILSKEECDYLINHANPHMENSTIVDSKPGQIKDSRLRISPGTFLRRGSDKIIRDIEQRIADFAFIPVGISIIKIHA; encoded by the exons ATGGACTGCGTTTCAAAGGGAAGATTGACTACAGTTGTTGCCGTTTGG ATTCGATTTGGTTGCGAGGAGGGACCAACGGCCTATGGAGCCGCTAGAGAATCCCAACAAGAGTTTTTCCGATCTGCAGTATCATCAGAG AGAAGTTTTTCTGTAAAAGGGATTGGCAGTGGAGACGATATATTATTTCTCTCTTGGAAGCCTAGAGCCTTTGTTTATCACAATATCTTG TCAAAAGAAGAGTGCGATTATTTGATAAATCATGCCAACCCTCACATGGAAAACTCAACAATTGTTGATAGCAAGCCTGGTCAAATCAAAGATAGCAG ATTACGTATAAGCCCAGGGACGTTTTTGAGAAGGGGAAGTGATAAAATTATACGCGACATTGAACAAAGGATAGCAGACTTTGCATTTATCCCT
- the LOC111888334 gene encoding probable prolyl 4-hydroxylase 3 isoform X2 translates to MDCVSKGRLTTVVAVWIRFGCEEGPTAYGAARESQQEFFRSAVSSERSFSVKGIGSGDDILFLSWKPRAFVYHNILSKEECDYLINHANPHMENSTIVDSKPGQIKDSRLRISPGTFLRRGSDKIIRDIEQRIADFAFIPVSTFTTDGADRYRGLHIYLMSEALSVMILVIQISHSSNIFIIRTNFLLCFIA, encoded by the exons ATGGACTGCGTTTCAAAGGGAAGATTGACTACAGTTGTTGCCGTTTGG ATTCGATTTGGTTGCGAGGAGGGACCAACGGCCTATGGAGCCGCTAGAGAATCCCAACAAGAGTTTTTCCGATCTGCAGTATCATCAGAG AGAAGTTTTTCTGTAAAAGGGATTGGCAGTGGAGACGATATATTATTTCTCTCTTGGAAGCCTAGAGCCTTTGTTTATCACAATATCTTG TCAAAAGAAGAGTGCGATTATTTGATAAATCATGCCAACCCTCACATGGAAAACTCAACAATTGTTGATAGCAAGCCTGGTCAAATCAAAGATAGCAG ATTACGTATAAGCCCAGGGACGTTTTTGAGAAGGGGAAGTGATAAAATTATACGCGACATTGAACAAAGGATAGCAGACTTTGCATTTATCCCT GTAAGTACTTTTACCACGGATGGTGCTGACAGATATCGAG GGCTACATATTTACTTGATGTCAGAGGCTTTAAGTGTGATGATTTTAGTTATACAGATAAGTCATTCTTCTAACATCTTTATCATAAGGACCAATTTCCTTTTGTGTTTTATAGCCTAA
- the LOC111888334 gene encoding probable prolyl 4-hydroxylase 3 isoform X3: protein MDCVSKGRLTTVVAVWIRFGCEEGPTAYGAARESQQEFFRSAVSSERSFSVKGIGSGDDILFLSWKPRAFVYHNILSKEECDYLINHANPHMENSTIVDSKPGQIKDSRLRISPGTFLRRGSDKIIRDIEQRIADFAFIPVSTFTTDGADRYRAFKKKETVLTALGPGEIASSPYYRPDVENRLESV, encoded by the exons ATGGACTGCGTTTCAAAGGGAAGATTGACTACAGTTGTTGCCGTTTGG ATTCGATTTGGTTGCGAGGAGGGACCAACGGCCTATGGAGCCGCTAGAGAATCCCAACAAGAGTTTTTCCGATCTGCAGTATCATCAGAG AGAAGTTTTTCTGTAAAAGGGATTGGCAGTGGAGACGATATATTATTTCTCTCTTGGAAGCCTAGAGCCTTTGTTTATCACAATATCTTG TCAAAAGAAGAGTGCGATTATTTGATAAATCATGCCAACCCTCACATGGAAAACTCAACAATTGTTGATAGCAAGCCTGGTCAAATCAAAGATAGCAG ATTACGTATAAGCCCAGGGACGTTTTTGAGAAGGGGAAGTGATAAAATTATACGCGACATTGAACAAAGGATAGCAGACTTTGCATTTATCCCT GTAAGTACTTTTACCACGGATGGTGCTGACAGATATCGAG CCTTCAAGAAGAAGGAGACCGTACTAACAGCTTTAGGACCTGGGGAAATTGCTTCTTCCCCATATTACAGACCAGATGTGGAaaa
- the LOC111888334 gene encoding probable prolyl 4-hydroxylase 3 isoform X12: MDCVSKGRLTTVVAVWIRFGCEEGPTAYGAARESQQEFFRSAVSSERSFSVKGIGSGDDILFLSWKPRAFVYHNILSKEECDYLINHANPHMENSTIVDSKPGQIKDSRLRISPGTFLRRGSDKIIRDIEQRIADFAFIPVELDIPKGYILISWIIQKIVDTDK; encoded by the exons ATGGACTGCGTTTCAAAGGGAAGATTGACTACAGTTGTTGCCGTTTGG ATTCGATTTGGTTGCGAGGAGGGACCAACGGCCTATGGAGCCGCTAGAGAATCCCAACAAGAGTTTTTCCGATCTGCAGTATCATCAGAG AGAAGTTTTTCTGTAAAAGGGATTGGCAGTGGAGACGATATATTATTTCTCTCTTGGAAGCCTAGAGCCTTTGTTTATCACAATATCTTG TCAAAAGAAGAGTGCGATTATTTGATAAATCATGCCAACCCTCACATGGAAAACTCAACAATTGTTGATAGCAAGCCTGGTCAAATCAAAGATAGCAG ATTACGTATAAGCCCAGGGACGTTTTTGAGAAGGGGAAGTGATAAAATTATACGCGACATTGAACAAAGGATAGCAGACTTTGCATTTATCCCTGTAG AGTTGGACATTCCAAAAGGATATATATTGATTTCATGGATAATCCAAAAGATTGTGGATACTGACAA GTAA
- the LOC111888334 gene encoding probable prolyl 4-hydroxylase 3 isoform X1 encodes MDCVSKGRLTTVVAVWIRFGCEEGPTAYGAARESQQEFFRSAVSSERSFSVKGIGSGDDILFLSWKPRAFVYHNILSKEECDYLINHANPHMENSTIVDSKPGQIKDSRLRISPGTFLRRGSDKIIRDIEQRIADFAFIPVGMIYEYLMHILIYHQNKTSRLCYSFYVLFMIVYILHSNVYYFLFICKSWTFQKDIY; translated from the exons ATGGACTGCGTTTCAAAGGGAAGATTGACTACAGTTGTTGCCGTTTGG ATTCGATTTGGTTGCGAGGAGGGACCAACGGCCTATGGAGCCGCTAGAGAATCCCAACAAGAGTTTTTCCGATCTGCAGTATCATCAGAG AGAAGTTTTTCTGTAAAAGGGATTGGCAGTGGAGACGATATATTATTTCTCTCTTGGAAGCCTAGAGCCTTTGTTTATCACAATATCTTG TCAAAAGAAGAGTGCGATTATTTGATAAATCATGCCAACCCTCACATGGAAAACTCAACAATTGTTGATAGCAAGCCTGGTCAAATCAAAGATAGCAG ATTACGTATAAGCCCAGGGACGTTTTTGAGAAGGGGAAGTGATAAAATTATACGCGACATTGAACAAAGGATAGCAGACTTTGCATTTATCCCTGTAGGTATGATTTATGAATATCTCATGCACATTTTAATATATCATCAAAACAAGACATCAAGATTATGCTATAGCTTTTATGTACTTTTTATGATTGTTTACATTCTACACTCTAATGTctattattttttgtttatttgcaAGAGTTGGACATTCCAAAAGGATATATATTGA
- the LOC111888334 gene encoding probable prolyl 4-hydroxylase 3 isoform X11, which translates to MDCVSKGRLTTVVAVWIRFGCEEGPTAYGAARESQQEFFRSAVSSERSFSVKGIGSGDDILFLSWKPRAFVYHNILSKEECDYLINHANPHMENSTIVDSKPGQIKDSRLRISPGTFLRRGSDKIIRDIEQRIADFAFIPVELDIPKGYILISWIIQKIVDTDKFP; encoded by the exons ATGGACTGCGTTTCAAAGGGAAGATTGACTACAGTTGTTGCCGTTTGG ATTCGATTTGGTTGCGAGGAGGGACCAACGGCCTATGGAGCCGCTAGAGAATCCCAACAAGAGTTTTTCCGATCTGCAGTATCATCAGAG AGAAGTTTTTCTGTAAAAGGGATTGGCAGTGGAGACGATATATTATTTCTCTCTTGGAAGCCTAGAGCCTTTGTTTATCACAATATCTTG TCAAAAGAAGAGTGCGATTATTTGATAAATCATGCCAACCCTCACATGGAAAACTCAACAATTGTTGATAGCAAGCCTGGTCAAATCAAAGATAGCAG ATTACGTATAAGCCCAGGGACGTTTTTGAGAAGGGGAAGTGATAAAATTATACGCGACATTGAACAAAGGATAGCAGACTTTGCATTTATCCCTGTAG AGTTGGACATTCCAAAAGGATATATATTGATTTCATGGATAATCCAAAAGATTGTGGATACTGACAA GTTTCCATAA
- the LOC111888334 gene encoding probable prolyl 4-hydroxylase 3 isoform X16 encodes MDCVSKGRLTTVVAVWIRFGCEEGPTAYGAARESQQEFFRSAVSSERSFSVKGIGSGDDILFLSWKPRAFVYHNILSKEECDYLINHANPHMENSTIVDSKPGQIKDSRLRISPGTFLRRGSDKIIRDIEQRIADFAFIPVGFHNSYLK; translated from the exons ATGGACTGCGTTTCAAAGGGAAGATTGACTACAGTTGTTGCCGTTTGG ATTCGATTTGGTTGCGAGGAGGGACCAACGGCCTATGGAGCCGCTAGAGAATCCCAACAAGAGTTTTTCCGATCTGCAGTATCATCAGAG AGAAGTTTTTCTGTAAAAGGGATTGGCAGTGGAGACGATATATTATTTCTCTCTTGGAAGCCTAGAGCCTTTGTTTATCACAATATCTTG TCAAAAGAAGAGTGCGATTATTTGATAAATCATGCCAACCCTCACATGGAAAACTCAACAATTGTTGATAGCAAGCCTGGTCAAATCAAAGATAGCAG ATTACGTATAAGCCCAGGGACGTTTTTGAGAAGGGGAAGTGATAAAATTATACGCGACATTGAACAAAGGATAGCAGACTTTGCATTTATCCCTGTAG GTTTCCATAACTCATATCTAAAGTAA
- the LOC111888334 gene encoding probable prolyl 4-hydroxylase 3 isoform X13 encodes MDCVSKGRLTTVVAVWIRFGCEEGPTAYGAARESQQEFFRSAVSSERSFSVKGIGSGDDILFLSWKPRAFVYHNILSKEECDYLINHANPHMENSTIVDSKPGQIKDSRLRISPGTFLRRGSDKIIRDIEQRIADFAFIPVGKYFYHGWC; translated from the exons ATGGACTGCGTTTCAAAGGGAAGATTGACTACAGTTGTTGCCGTTTGG ATTCGATTTGGTTGCGAGGAGGGACCAACGGCCTATGGAGCCGCTAGAGAATCCCAACAAGAGTTTTTCCGATCTGCAGTATCATCAGAG AGAAGTTTTTCTGTAAAAGGGATTGGCAGTGGAGACGATATATTATTTCTCTCTTGGAAGCCTAGAGCCTTTGTTTATCACAATATCTTG TCAAAAGAAGAGTGCGATTATTTGATAAATCATGCCAACCCTCACATGGAAAACTCAACAATTGTTGATAGCAAGCCTGGTCAAATCAAAGATAGCAG ATTACGTATAAGCCCAGGGACGTTTTTGAGAAGGGGAAGTGATAAAATTATACGCGACATTGAACAAAGGATAGCAGACTTTGCATTTATCCCTGTAG GTAAGTACTTTTACCACGGATGGTGCTGA
- the LOC111888334 gene encoding probable prolyl 4-hydroxylase 3 isoform X8 codes for MDCVSKGRLTTVVAVWIRFGCEEGPTAYGAARESQQEFFRSAVSSERSFSVKGIGSGDDILFLSWKPRAFVYHNILSKEECDYLINHANPHMENSTIVDSKPGQIKDSRLRISPGTFLRRGSDKIIRDIEQRIADFAFIPVAFKKKETVLTALGPGEIASSPYYRPDVEKLESV; via the exons ATGGACTGCGTTTCAAAGGGAAGATTGACTACAGTTGTTGCCGTTTGG ATTCGATTTGGTTGCGAGGAGGGACCAACGGCCTATGGAGCCGCTAGAGAATCCCAACAAGAGTTTTTCCGATCTGCAGTATCATCAGAG AGAAGTTTTTCTGTAAAAGGGATTGGCAGTGGAGACGATATATTATTTCTCTCTTGGAAGCCTAGAGCCTTTGTTTATCACAATATCTTG TCAAAAGAAGAGTGCGATTATTTGATAAATCATGCCAACCCTCACATGGAAAACTCAACAATTGTTGATAGCAAGCCTGGTCAAATCAAAGATAGCAG ATTACGTATAAGCCCAGGGACGTTTTTGAGAAGGGGAAGTGATAAAATTATACGCGACATTGAACAAAGGATAGCAGACTTTGCATTTATCCCTGTAG CCTTCAAGAAGAAGGAGACCGTACTAACAGCTTTAGGACCTGGGGAAATTGCTTCTTCCCCATATTACAGACCAGATGTGGAaaa
- the LOC111888334 gene encoding probable prolyl 4-hydroxylase 3 isoform X4 — MDCVSKGRLTTVVAVWIRFGCEEGPTAYGAARESQQEFFRSAVSSERSFSVKGIGSGDDILFLSWKPRAFVYHNILSKEECDYLINHANPHMENSTIVDSKPGQIKDSRLRISPGTFLRRGSDKIIRDIEQRIADFAFIPVSTFTTDGADRYRAFKKKETVLTALGPGEIASSPYYRPDVEKLESV; from the exons ATGGACTGCGTTTCAAAGGGAAGATTGACTACAGTTGTTGCCGTTTGG ATTCGATTTGGTTGCGAGGAGGGACCAACGGCCTATGGAGCCGCTAGAGAATCCCAACAAGAGTTTTTCCGATCTGCAGTATCATCAGAG AGAAGTTTTTCTGTAAAAGGGATTGGCAGTGGAGACGATATATTATTTCTCTCTTGGAAGCCTAGAGCCTTTGTTTATCACAATATCTTG TCAAAAGAAGAGTGCGATTATTTGATAAATCATGCCAACCCTCACATGGAAAACTCAACAATTGTTGATAGCAAGCCTGGTCAAATCAAAGATAGCAG ATTACGTATAAGCCCAGGGACGTTTTTGAGAAGGGGAAGTGATAAAATTATACGCGACATTGAACAAAGGATAGCAGACTTTGCATTTATCCCT GTAAGTACTTTTACCACGGATGGTGCTGACAGATATCGAG CCTTCAAGAAGAAGGAGACCGTACTAACAGCTTTAGGACCTGGGGAAATTGCTTCTTCCCCATATTACAGACCAGATGTGGAaaa
- the LOC111888334 gene encoding probable prolyl 4-hydroxylase 3 isoform X6 — translation MDCVSKGRLTTVVAVWIRFGCEEGPTAYGAARESQQEFFRSAVSSERSFSVKGIGSGDDILFLSWKPRAFVYHNILSKEECDYLINHANPHMENSTIVDSKPGQIKDSRLRISPGTFLRRGSDKIIRDIEQRIADFAFIPVAFKKKETVLTALGPGEIASSPYYRPDVENRLESV, via the exons ATGGACTGCGTTTCAAAGGGAAGATTGACTACAGTTGTTGCCGTTTGG ATTCGATTTGGTTGCGAGGAGGGACCAACGGCCTATGGAGCCGCTAGAGAATCCCAACAAGAGTTTTTCCGATCTGCAGTATCATCAGAG AGAAGTTTTTCTGTAAAAGGGATTGGCAGTGGAGACGATATATTATTTCTCTCTTGGAAGCCTAGAGCCTTTGTTTATCACAATATCTTG TCAAAAGAAGAGTGCGATTATTTGATAAATCATGCCAACCCTCACATGGAAAACTCAACAATTGTTGATAGCAAGCCTGGTCAAATCAAAGATAGCAG ATTACGTATAAGCCCAGGGACGTTTTTGAGAAGGGGAAGTGATAAAATTATACGCGACATTGAACAAAGGATAGCAGACTTTGCATTTATCCCTGTAG CCTTCAAGAAGAAGGAGACCGTACTAACAGCTTTAGGACCTGGGGAAATTGCTTCTTCCCCATATTACAGACCAGATGTGGAaaa